TACCCCGCAACCGCTCGGGCGCCGCAACGCCGCCGGCGCCCGGCCCCGGCATCCGCCCGGAGCCGAACGGGAGCGCGCCCCACGAAGGCGGCACGCGACCGCCGCCCGCCGCGCGCTACGGGAAGACCGGGGCCGACCCTCGACCGAGCGCGAAGATTCGCTCCACCATGGCATCCGACGTCGTGTTCTCGCCCGGGACGTTGGGCTTGCCGAGCCCGTGATAATCGCTCGAGCCGGTCACGATGAGGTCGCGTTCGCTCGCAAGGTCGGCCAGCAGCGCGGTGGGCTCGGGCAGATTCTCGCGGTGGGCGAGCTCGAAGCCCGCCAGACCGGCAGCCAGCATCGCCTGCAGCACACTGTCGGGCAGCAGAGCCCGGCCCGCCGGATGCGCGACGATCGGCACACCACCGGCGGCCACCACCAGCTCCACCGCCGTGACCGGGTCGGGAGCGTAGAGCGCGACGTAGTAGTCACCGGCCGGGTGCAGGATGCCGGCGAACGCCTCCGTGCGGTCCGCCACGATCCCCCGTGCCACGAGCGCGTCGGCGATGTGCGGGCGACCCACGGTCGCGCCGTCGGTGGTCTGGGCGACGATGTCGTCCCAGGCGATGTCGTAGTCGTGCGAGATGCGCTCCGCCATGATCTGCGCACGATCCAGACGCGACGAGCGGATGCGGTCGGTCATCGCCCGCAGTCCGTCGTGGTCGGGGTCGACGAGGTAGGCGAGCAGATGGACGCTCCGCCACCGGTGCCGTGCCGACAGTTCCATGCCCGGCACGAACGTCATGTCGAGCGAGGTCGCGGCCTCGGCCGCCTCCGCCCACCCCGATGTGGTGTCGTGGTCGGTGAGGGCGGCCGTGTGCAGGCCGTGCCGGTGCGCGGCGGCCATCACCTCAGCGGGCGGCTCGGTGCCGTCGGAGTGCGATGAGTGCAGATGCAGGTCGCTCGGTCCGGTGAATCGACGAAGCTGCGGCACCCGTCGAGCGTATCGCTCCGCTCCCCCGCCCGGACCTCCCCGCATCGCGACGCCGCGCAGACGGCATCCGGTCGATGTCCGTCGATCTCTCAGACGGCTGACCTAAGGTCGGGTCCGTGCGTCGACTGCTCGGTTCCCTCGTCGTGCTCGTCGTGGCGGCGGGTGCCGCCGTGCTGACGTGGCCCGCGGCGTTCGGCCTGGAACGCATGTTCCCTCTCGCGCAGATCATCTCGTTCCGCGCTCCGCTCGCCGCCGTCCTGCTCGCCGCGACGCTGCTCATGCTGCTGTTCGCCCTGGTGCGTCCCCTCCGGGCGTTCGCGCTCGCGCTCGCCGTCATCCTGGGCGTCTCCGGGGGTGTCAACGTCGCGATCCTGGCAGAGCGCGGACTCGGCTCCGAGGAGCTCCCCGCGAAGACTGAGACGAGCCTGCGCGTCATGACGTGGAACACCGCGGGCTCCGCGACATCGGCCGAATCCATCGCCCGGTTCGCCGTGGGGATGCAGGCCGACGTCGTCACCCTCCCCGAGACGACGATCGACACGGGTGCCCAGGTGGCCGAGCTGATGCGCGACATGGGCCAGCCCATGTGGGCGCATCACGCCGAGTACGGCGAATACGGCATCACCGGATGGGATGCCACCTCGACCACCGTGCTGATCCGGCCCGAGCTCGGCGACTATTCCGTCATCCAGTCCTCGCTCGACGGCTCGAGCAACACCTCCACCGTGCCGAGCGCGGTCGCGATGCCGACGTCCGGCGACGGACCCATCATCGTCGCCGCGCACGCGGTCGCACCCCGCCAGGAGTACATGACCCAGTGGCGCAGCGACCTGCAATGGCTCGCCGATCAGTGCGCGAGCGACAACGTCATCCTCGCCGGCGATTTCAACGCCACTCTCGATCACATGACGGGGATGGGTGTCGAGGGGGGCACCCTGGGGCGCTGTCACGACACCGCCTCCGGGAGCGGCAACGGTGGCGTCGGCACCTGGCCCACCGATGCTCCCGCGATCCTCGGCGCGCCCATCGATCACGTGATGGCCACGCCCGACTGGACGGTCTCCGGCTCCGTTGTGATGCGCTCGCTCGACGGCTCGGGCAGCGACCACCGCCCGATCGTGGTGCAGCTGGAACGCACCGCGGGCTGAGCAGCTTCGGCGAACGGACGGGGCGGCGTGGCCACCGGCCCGGCATCCGCGCGCCGAAGACGAACCGGTGCGAGACTGGAACGATGGACGCCCCCTCGACCAGCGACACGACCGCGCCGACCGCCGAGCCTCAGGCCGGGCCCACCGAGACCGACGAAGCACCCCCGATCGACGCGCCCAGCAATCGCAAGACGCCGTTCCCCCGCGGCTTCCTCGACACGATCTCGACCGGATGGGCCGAGCACCCCGCCGATCTCCCCGAGCCGCGAGAGCAGGCCGCGTGGGCCGCACGCCGCCGCGAGCGCGTGTCGGAGGCATTTCCCGGTCAGCGCATCGTCGTCCCCGCGGGCGGCTTGAAGCAGCGCAGCAACGACACCGACTACCCCTTCCGGGCCCACTCCGCGTTCTCGCACCTGACGGGCTGGGGCAGCGACGCGGAGCCCGACGCGGTGCTCGTCTTCGAACCCCGCGACGAGGGTCACGAGGCCGTGCTGTACTTCCGCGAGCGCGCCGACCGCACCACGGCGGAGTTCTATTCGGATGCGACGATCGGCGAGTTCTGGATCGGTCCCCGCCCCGCCCTCGACGGGGTCGCCGCGGATCTGGGCCTGGCCACCGCGCACCTCGACGACTACGCCGAGGGGGAGGACGACCGCACGGTCGGCGACGACGACGAGATCACCCGCTTCGTCTCCGAGCTGCGTCTGGTGAAAGACGAGTACGAGCTGGCGCAGCTGGCCCTCGCCGTCGAGGTCACCGGTCGCGGTTTCGACGACATCGTCGCCGAGCTGCCCCGCATCATCGAGCACCCGCGGGGCGAGCGTGTGGTGGAGGGCGTGTTCCACCAGCGTGCCCGCTCCGACGGCAACACCGTCGGCTACGACACGATCGCCGCTTCCGGTCCGCACGCCTGCTACCTGCACTGGACACGCAACGACGGCGCCGTGAAGCCCGGCGACCTGATCCTGGTCGACGCCGGCGTGGAGGTCGACAGCCTCTACACCGCCGACATCACCCGCACCCTCCCCGTCTCGGGCACGTTCACCGACATCCAGCGCCGCATCTACGAGACGGTGCGCGAGGCCGCCGACGCGTCCTTCGCGGCTGCGAAGGTCGGCGTGCCGTTCCGTCGGCTGCACGAGGCCGCGATGGAGGTCATCGCCGCGCGCGTGGCCGAGTGGGGTCTGCTGCCCGTGACCGCCGAAGAGGCTCTGGATGCCGACGCCGGCGGCCAGCACCGTCGCTACATGGTCCACGGCACCAGTCATCACCTCGGCATCGACGTGCACGACTGCGCACAGGCACGTCGCGACATGTACTACGACGGGCTTCTCGAGCCCGGCATGGTCTTCACGATCGAGCCCGGCCTGTACTTCCAGATCGACGATCTGACCGTGCCCGAGGAGTACCGCGGCATCGGCGCACGCATCGAAGACGACATCGTCATGACGGCCGACGGCCCCGTCAACCTCTCGGCCGGCATCCCGCGCACCGCCGACGAGGTCGAGGAGTGGATCGCCCGCCTGTCGCGATGACCTTCACCCCGGCGGCATCCTTCACCACCCGTCCGACCCTTCGGGGCACGTTCGGCATGTCGGCGTCGACGCACTGGACGGCCACCGCCACGGCGCAGGCGGTGCTCGAGCGCGGCGGGAACGCGTTCGATGCCGCCGTCGCCGGTGCGTTCGTGCTGCACGTGGCCGAACCGCACCTGAACGGCCCCGGCGGCGACCTCGTGGCGTTGATCCGGCCGACCGGGTGCGAGCGCCCCGTGGTGCTGATGGGGCAGGGGCCGGCGCCGGCGGGCGCGAGCATCGATCACTTCCGTTCGCGCGGCCTCGACCTCGTGCCCGGCGCGGGAGGGCTGGCGGCCGCCGTTCCCGGGGCGGTCGACGCCTGGCTGCTGCTTCTGCGCGATCACGGCACCTGGCATCTCGCCGACGTGCTGGCCTACGCCATCGACTACGCCCGCGACGGTCATCCCCTCGTCGCGGGGGCCGCGGCGACGATCGCGCGGGTCGCCGACCTGTTCCGCGCGCACTGGCCCACGTCGGCCGAGCAATGGATGCCGACCGGCACCCCGCCCGCGCCCGACACGCTCGTGCGCAATCCGGCCTGGGCCGACGTGCTCGACGGCCTCGTCAGCGCGGGAGCGCCCGACGCCAGCCGCGAGGCTCGCATCGACGCGGCACGCGAGCGCTGGATGACCCACGTGCTGCTCGAGGCGGCGTCCTTCCTCCGGCACCCTCACCGTCACGCCGACGGGAATGATCACGAGGGAGTCCTGGATACCGACGACCTGGCGTCGTGGCGAGCGGGCTACGAACCGGCCGAGGCGGTGTCGTTTCGAGGCTGGGACGTCTTCAAGGCCGGCACGTGGTCGCAGGGTCCGGCCCTGCTGCAGACCCTGCGCCTGATCGAGGACGCCGACGACGCCGGTCTCGATCCCGCGACGGCCGAGGGCGCCCACCTCCTCCTCGAGGCGCAGAAACTCGCCTACGCCGATCGCGACGCGTGGTTCGGCGACAGCGACGGAGCCGTCACCGCCGCCGCGCTGCTCGCCGACGACTACATCGCCGAACGCCGCGCGCTGATCGGACCCGCCGCCTCGCCGCATCTACGCCCCGGCTCACCGGACGGACGCCCGCCGCTCCTTCCGCCCCTGCGTACGGACGCGGCCGTGGCCGACGGGTCCACCGGCGAGCCCACGGTCGACCGCTCGGGACAGACGCGCGGCGACACCTGCCACATCGACGTGATCGACAGGTGGGGCAATGCGATCTCGGCGACGCCGTCCGGCGGATGGCTCCAGTCGTCACCGACGGTGCCTTCGCTCGGTTTCTGCCTCGGCACGCGCCTGCAGGCGACGTGGCTGATCCCGGGCCACCCGGCATCCCTCGCCCCCGGGCGGCGTCCGCGCACGACCCTGACACCGACCCTGCTCACGCGCGAGACGGAACTGATCGCGATCGGCTCCCCCGGCGGCGATCAGCAGGATCAGTGGCAGCTGCCCGTGATCCTGCGCATTCTCGTCGGCGGCTACTCCGGCCAGCAGGCGATCGATGCCCCGTCACTGAGCACGACCGCCGTCATCGACTCGTTCTGGCCGCGGACCTGGTCCCCGGCGGGCGTCACCGTGGAGGACCGCCTCGACGCCCGTGTCGTCGCGGCGCTGGAAGCGCGCGGTCACCGCGTGCGCCGCACGGGTGACTGGTCGCTCGGACGCGTCACCGCCGTGGGTCGCGACGCGGACGGCATTCTGTGGGCCGCCGCCAACCCGCGCGGGGCGCAGGGGTACGCCGCCGGACGCTGACGGCACCAGGGCGCGTGGGTGAGCGAGGGGGTGAACTTCCCGCCTTATCCACAGGCCGGAAACGGACGGGGGCGTCGTTTCACTAGCATCCCGGCATGTCGTTTTCCGTCCAGCCCTCCGAGGTCATCGGGATCGCCGACCGGGTCCGTCGTGCTCTCGATGACACCCTCGACCGAGCGAACGCGCTGCGCGACGCGGTCGGTTCAGTGAGCGACGCGCTCGCCGATCTCAAACCCGCGCACGCGGCGTTCGAAGAGATCGCCCGCCCTCGCGTCGAACTCTCGCGGGGGATCGTCTCGCGTGGCCGCGCAGTGGTGGCGACCCTTCGAGAGATCGTCCTCACCTACGTCGCGGCGGATGACGAGATGGCCTCGTCGACGTCTCGCACGGACGCCGAGACGGGGCTCTTCGACCCGATGAGGTTCAGCGGGGAGCGCCGATGACTCCTTCCTTGGACGACATCCCCGCCTGCCCTGCCGACCCGGAGGGCCTGCGTCGGCTCGGTGCCGCCATCGAAGCGGCAGGCTCCGGGACCCGAGAAGCGACGGAGCATGTTCTGTTCAGCTGGGGACTGCTACCGGGGGTCTATCAGGCTCCTGAGGCCTCCGAACTGCAGCAGGCCATGCGCCTTTTGAATCCCGCCGCGGCGGAGATCGACACAGGCCTCCGCGCCGCTCGAACCGCCATCGAGACGCTCGCCGACGAACTCGAAGCCGTCAACCGCCGCCGCGCCGCTCTCATCGAGGAAGTACGGAACAGCTCCGCCGTCCAGGCCCTGAACTTCCCCGACCCTGCCGACGCCGCCGGCCAGCGCTTTCGCGACGCCGCACTCGCCGAACGGGAGGCCGCCTTCCGGCGGGACTGCGCCGCGCTCATCGACGGATGGGATGCCGCGGCACTCGCGTGCGCCGCGGCGCTGCGAGCGATTCCCGATGTGTCGTGGACGCTCTCCCACGATCTCCCTGTCGACGCCGCTCTGCTCGCGGCACCATCGACCTCGATCCTGGATGAGGCGGCGCTGTCACTGCTCCAGCGCTTGGCGCAAGACGGCGGAGCGGACGCAGCGAGTCTGCTCGCGGAGCACCCCGAGTGGGCCGCCACGATCCGCCAGGGGCGACCCGAGGCCGTGGCGGAGTGGTGGGCGAGCCTCCCGCCCGGGGTCGTGACCACACTGGTCACCGGCGTACCGGCCCTGATCGGCAACCTCGACGGTGTCGCTCTCGCCGACCGCGTCGCCGCGAATCGTGCTCGTGCTGCTGCGCATCTGACGGAATTGTTGCGTCAACGCGAGGAGGCGCTCCTGCAAGGTCGTCAGCCCGTCCTTCGTTCCGATCCAGACCTGTACGGCGTGGCCAACCGTCTCGCAGCGCTCGACAGGGAGATCGCATACTTCCGGGCGGTCAATGATGGAAGCAAGCATCTGTATGCGTGGGACCCGGGCCACGGCTCGCTCATCGAGATGTCCGGCGATCCCTCCACCGCGAAGTCCGCGCTCTTCGTCGTCCCCGGAACGAATACGACAGCCGACTCGTTCTACGGCGACGACCCCGTCACGGGCTTCGCCGACTGGCAGACGAAGGGCGGACGCGCCAGTGTAGTTGCCTTCACGGTTATGACGGGACCGATGCCTCAACTCGACGAGATCCCGATCGGCGGCGGCCCACAGTGGAACGGCTACGCAGAGGCACGGGCGCCGGAGTACGCCGATTTCGTCCGCGGCGTGAAGGCCGCGCAACCCGACCTATGGACGCTGAGCTACGAGCATTCTTATGGAGGCGGTGTCGGCAGCGCCGCCGAGGCTTACGGCGGCAGGGTGAACTCACGCTTCCTCGCCGCTTCCGTCGGGGCCGTCGATGGGTACAGCCCGTCGCCCGAGACGACTTACTACGCCGCCCAGGGCCCGGACGATATAAATCGCTACTACGCAGGGCGCCAACTAGGTCCACTCGGCTTCGGAGTCGGCCCTGAGTCGATCGACGGCATCGAGATCGTTGATTCGGGGCTGCCGGGCATGAACCCGGCGAAGCTCGCCTTGGGAGTTCCTCTCGTCGTCGCCGACAGCGTCTCCCATCACAACGCCCTCATGAGCGATGACGAGAGGGTGAACGGCACAGTGTTGAATGCGGTGAACCAAATTCTGAACAAGGCGAGGGCTGGGCGATGAGGCTCAAAGCAGCTATCGGCATCTCTGTTTTTTTGTCTATCACTCTTGGAGGTTGCGCCATGCAGACGACCACATACGAAGAGGTCCGCGAAGAAACGCTCGACGTTCTGCAGGAGCTGACCGATCTCGTTCCCAACGTCGAGGACGTCCTCGTGACGCCCGAGTTCGATCCATATCCCTGCGGTCAAGACCTCGCGTTGCAGGGAGGCAAGGGTGCGTTCTTCACCGGGCAGTGGGCGGTGTTCGTACGAGACGACTTCGACATCCCCCAATTCATCAGTGACGTGCCCAGGCAACTCGGCGACGACTGGCGCATCGAAGAACTCGGCATTCCTGTCAACTTCGCCGAGGTGTACCTCGTTCGCAACGACCCGAGGATGACTCTCAAGATCGAAGAAGCAACAATCGACGGTCGTCCAGCTATCGACCTTCTCGCCGTCTCGCGCTGCGGCGCGGTGGCCAAGCAGGATGGCGAAGCTTCATTCCCCCCGCCTACCCCGCGCATTGGTCCTGAGGTCGAGCAAACTGCCGCGGCGGCGGGGCCACCAGCGTAGCCATCGTCCATCTGGCGCAACCCCGCTCTCTTCGCGCGACGACCGAACGCGTGTCAGCGAAG
The DNA window shown above is from Microbacterium proteolyticum and carries:
- a CDS encoding PHP domain-containing protein, translated to MPQLRRFTGPSDLHLHSSHSDGTEPPAEVMAAAHRHGLHTAALTDHDTTSGWAEAAEAATSLDMTFVPGMELSARHRWRSVHLLAYLVDPDHDGLRAMTDRIRSSRLDRAQIMAERISHDYDIAWDDIVAQTTDGATVGRPHIADALVARGIVADRTEAFAGILHPAGDYYVALYAPDPVTAVELVVAAGGVPIVAHPAGRALLPDSVLQAMLAAGLAGFELAHRENLPEPTALLADLASERDLIVTGSSDYHGLGKPNVPGENTTSDAMVERIFALGRGSAPVFP
- a CDS encoding endonuclease/exonuclease/phosphatase family protein — its product is MRRLLGSLVVLVVAAGAAVLTWPAAFGLERMFPLAQIISFRAPLAAVLLAATLLMLLFALVRPLRAFALALAVILGVSGGVNVAILAERGLGSEELPAKTETSLRVMTWNTAGSATSAESIARFAVGMQADVVTLPETTIDTGAQVAELMRDMGQPMWAHHAEYGEYGITGWDATSTTVLIRPELGDYSVIQSSLDGSSNTSTVPSAVAMPTSGDGPIIVAAHAVAPRQEYMTQWRSDLQWLADQCASDNVILAGDFNATLDHMTGMGVEGGTLGRCHDTASGSGNGGVGTWPTDAPAILGAPIDHVMATPDWTVSGSVVMRSLDGSGSDHRPIVVQLERTAG
- a CDS encoding aminopeptidase P N-terminal domain-containing protein; the encoded protein is MDAPSTSDTTAPTAEPQAGPTETDEAPPIDAPSNRKTPFPRGFLDTISTGWAEHPADLPEPREQAAWAARRRERVSEAFPGQRIVVPAGGLKQRSNDTDYPFRAHSAFSHLTGWGSDAEPDAVLVFEPRDEGHEAVLYFRERADRTTAEFYSDATIGEFWIGPRPALDGVAADLGLATAHLDDYAEGEDDRTVGDDDEITRFVSELRLVKDEYELAQLALAVEVTGRGFDDIVAELPRIIEHPRGERVVEGVFHQRARSDGNTVGYDTIAASGPHACYLHWTRNDGAVKPGDLILVDAGVEVDSLYTADITRTLPVSGTFTDIQRRIYETVREAADASFAAAKVGVPFRRLHEAAMEVIAARVAEWGLLPVTAEEALDADAGGQHRRYMVHGTSHHLGIDVHDCAQARRDMYYDGLLEPGMVFTIEPGLYFQIDDLTVPEEYRGIGARIEDDIVMTADGPVNLSAGIPRTADEVEEWIARLSR
- a CDS encoding gamma-glutamyltransferase family protein, which gives rise to MTFTPAASFTTRPTLRGTFGMSASTHWTATATAQAVLERGGNAFDAAVAGAFVLHVAEPHLNGPGGDLVALIRPTGCERPVVLMGQGPAPAGASIDHFRSRGLDLVPGAGGLAAAVPGAVDAWLLLLRDHGTWHLADVLAYAIDYARDGHPLVAGAAATIARVADLFRAHWPTSAEQWMPTGTPPAPDTLVRNPAWADVLDGLVSAGAPDASREARIDAARERWMTHVLLEAASFLRHPHRHADGNDHEGVLDTDDLASWRAGYEPAEAVSFRGWDVFKAGTWSQGPALLQTLRLIEDADDAGLDPATAEGAHLLLEAQKLAYADRDAWFGDSDGAVTAAALLADDYIAERRALIGPAASPHLRPGSPDGRPPLLPPLRTDAAVADGSTGEPTVDRSGQTRGDTCHIDVIDRWGNAISATPSGGWLQSSPTVPSLGFCLGTRLQATWLIPGHPASLAPGRRPRTTLTPTLLTRETELIAIGSPGGDQQDQWQLPVILRILVGGYSGQQAIDAPSLSTTAVIDSFWPRTWSPAGVTVEDRLDARVVAALEARGHRVRRTGDWSLGRVTAVGRDADGILWAAANPRGAQGYAAGR